Part of the Chloroflexi bacterium ADurb.Bin180 genome is shown below.
ACCGGCACCTTCTGCCTGTCCAGCAGTTGCGCCACGGCCTGGTCCTCTGGCGAGGGTCTGGCGCTGGCATCGACCACGAACAGCACCAGGTCGGCGTCGGGCACCGCCTTTTGCGCGGTAGTCACCATCAGCTCGCCCAGCCTGTGCTGGGGGCGGTGAATGCCCGGCGTGTCGACAAAGACAATCTGCGCGTCGGACCTGGTCAGGATGCCCAGGATGCGATTGCGTGTGGTCTGCGGCTTGGTAGAGACGATGGCCACCTTTTGCCCTACCAAGGCGTTGAGCAGCGTCGATTTGCCCACGCTGGGTCGGCCCACCAGCGCGACAAACCCGGAGCGATGGTCCGGCGGGGTCTCGGGGATCAACTCGGTCTGCGCGTTGCCGTTCGGCAAGGATTCGTCCACTGGGCCTCCCTATCCGGCGTGAAAGGGGCTAAAGTTCGTGTCATAGTCGTAATAGTCCTCGCGCTCGATGCGCTTTAGTCGGTTGATCAGAGCGTAGGTAATCGGCGTGGCCAGAGCTTCCAGGCTCACCTTGAACACATAGTTGGAGATGATCACTGCCCGCAGGAGGTCGGGCGGCTGCGCCCCGTAAAAGGCGATGAGCACGAACAGTAGACTGTCGGCACCCTCGCCCACGACGGTCGAGAAGATGGTGCGCGCCCAGAGCCAGCGCCCTTGTGTGAGCACCTTCATCCGGGCCAGAACGTACGAGTTCGAGAACTCGCCGGAAAAGTAGGCCACCAGACTGGCCAGCACGATGCGCGGCGTCTGGCCGAGGATGGACATGTAGGCCGCCTGGCCCTGCCAGCGTTCTGCCGGCGGCAGAGCCCCGACGATGGCCAGGGTCACGGCCATGAGCGCAGTGCAGGCAAAACCGGTCCAGATCACGCGCCGCGAGCGGGCATAGCCATAGACCTCGGTGAGGATGTCGCCAAAGATGTAACTGATGGGGAAGAGGATGGTGCCGCCATCGAAGGAGAAGGGGCCCAGCCGCACGAACTTGGCGGAGGCCACGTTGCTGATGATCAGCACGGCCACAAAGACGGCCATTACGTACTGCAGGTAGTGGTAACCTTCTGCGCGGGGCGGGCGCGGTCCGCGCGGCTCACTCGGTGCCGGCGCGGCGGGGTTACTCGTCTCCATCGGTGCGCTCAAGCGGCTCCTCCTGGGTGCTCCACAGGCGGCAGAACGAGCAGATCCCCGGGGCGGTGGTGGGTTGGCCGCACTGCTGGCACTGGTTGAGCGTGGGCCTTGCGGCGTCTGCCGGGAGCAGGCGGCCATCGGCCCTCGCGCGCAGGAATTCCAGGTAGAACGACTGCTTGGCGCCGGGTGACTCGGCTTCCAGTTGGTCCAGGAGCTGCTTGTAGAACAGAGTGGTCGCGCCCTGTGAGTAGGGGCACTCGTCGTAGATATAGTCGATGCCCCGCACCAGCGCGTAAGCGGCCATCTCGCGCTCGTAGAGGCGGATGAGGGGTTTGACCTTGCGTGCCAGTCCGTCATGGCTGGCCGGTAGGACAGGGGCCTGCCTGGCGAGGTATCCGGTGGCCCAGCGCAGCGTGTTCTGAAAGAGCACCGCTGCCTCGTCATCCAGGTTGTGGCCTGTGGCCAGAACGCCAAATCCCTCGCGCAGGGTCACTTCGTTGAGCACGTGGCGCTTGACCAGGCCGCAGGTGGAACAGGCCGTGCGGCCTCTCTTGCGTTTGGCCACCTCCGGGATGCTCTCGCCGTACTGCTCCTTGACGTTCACCACGCGGTAGGCAGCGTTGTGCTCGGCAGCAAAGGCCTCGACCTTACGCTGCGAGGCATCCGAATACGAGTCGTGCGGGATGCCGAGGTTGATGTAGATGCCCTCGACCTGGTAGCCCAGGCGCAGCAGGATGTCCCACAGGCTCAGGCTGTCCTTGCCGCCGGAGACGGCCACCAGCACCCGGTCGTCCGGAGTGAACATGTCGTACTTTTCGATGGTGCGCTGCACGACCTGCGGCACCCACTCGAGAAAATGCTCGGCGCAAAGGCCGAGCCGGTGCTGGCGCATGTTGATGACGGCCGGCTGCCCGCACTTGGTGCACTTCATGCTAGCCGCCCGAGACGACGGCGACCAGCGTGATCACGTCGTCTGCCTGCACTACCACGTCCTCGGTGAGCAGCTTGCCGTCGCGCGTGGCCAGCACTGACTCGGGGCGCAGGCCGACCTTTTTCAGCGCATCGCGGATGGTGATATTGCCTTTCAATTCCCAGGTTTGGTTGCGATAGATGAGTTTCATAGCACTGTCCAGTTTAGCCCTGAAAGGCGCGGATGCCAAGCCGTCGCTGGCATCAATTCTCCGGCGGCGGAGGAATGAGTCCCTCGCGCATCAGCAGATGCACGCCTTCGCGGGCCTCGCGGATGCGCGTCGTGGCCTCGGCATAGAGCACCTCGCGGCTGGCCTCACGTCGGGCCACCCCCTGCTCCTGCGCCTTGATCGCCACGGCTACGGCCTCGCGCGGAAACACCTCCCACTCGTCCATCTTGGGGATGATCCTCTCCTCCGATAATCCCCCGTCTTCAGCGCACCGCGCCAGCTCCGCTGCTGCGGCCAGGCACATCTCGTCAGTGATGGTCCTGGCCCGCACGTCGAGCGTGCCGCGAAAGATGCCCGGAAAGCCCAGCGAGTTGTTGAGCTGGTTGGGCAGGTCCGACCGGCCCGTACCCACGATGCGCGCCCCGGCCTCTTTGGCCTCCCAGGGCCAGATCTCGGGAACGGGGTTGGCGCAGGGGAACAGAATGGCGTCTTTGGCCATGCCGCGCACCCACTCTGGCTTGATGGTGCCCGGCCCCGGCCTCGAAAGGGCGATGCAGACATCCGCGCCGCGCAACGCCTCAGCAATGCCCCCGCGGCGGTTCTCGACGTTGCCCTCGGTGCAGAGCTGCCACTTTTGCGGATAGTCCGCCTGCTGCTGCTCCACGTCGTGGCGGTCGCGGTGCAGGATGCCGTGCGAATCCACGCCAATGACCTGGCCAATGCTCAGGCCGCTGGCCCGCAGCAGGCGCAGCGTGGCCACGTTGGCCGCGCCAAAGCCAACCATAACCAGACTGATGTTGGACATCGTCTTGCCCACCACTTTGAGCGCGCTCAGCAAGCCGGCCAGCAGCACCGTAGCGGTCCCCTGCTGGTCATCGTGCCAGACCGGGATCTGCACTGTCGAATCGGCGCGCAGCGTGTCCAGCACGCGGAAGCAGCGCGGCTGTGCGATGTCCTCGAGATTGATGCCGCCAAAGCCGGGCTGAATGAGCTGCACCGTGCGGATGATCTCGTCGGCATCTTTTGTGTCCAGCACCAGGGGCACGGCGTCTACTCCGCCCAGGTACTTGAACAGGAGGGCCTTGCCCTCCATCACCGGCAGGCCGGCGGCCGGCCCGATATCCCCCAGCCCGAGCACGCGCGAACAATCGGACACCACGGCGATGACGTTGGCCCGGTTGGTGTGTTCCCACACCAGCTCGGGCTGTTGCTGGATGGCGCTGCAGGGGGCAGCCACGCCAGGGCTGTACCAGATGCTGAGGTCGTCCAGGCTGCGCACCGGGCACTTGGCCGCAGTGGCCACCTTGCCGCGATAGAAAGGGTGCAGTCGAAGGGCATCTTGAGCAGGTCTGCTGGCCCTGGCCAGCAGTTCTTGAGGGTCAACCATTAGCTTACCTCCGTGAGGGGTGCTGCCCGCTGGCGTCAGGCCGGGGCGGCGTCCAGCGCCGCCACACGCTCCAGGGCGGCGATGGCCACCTCCAGCATGGCCGGGTCGGGCTGCTCTGTGGTCAAGCGCTGCAATGCCAGGCCAGGCGCGGTCAAGAGGCGAACAAGAGGATTGTCTTCGTGACGAGCAGCGAACTTGATGAACTCGTAGGCCACTGACGCTACCAGCGGCACCATGGCCAGACGCACCAGCAAACGAATCAGCAGAGGGGGACGTCCCAGAAAGGTCGAGATCAGCACAAACAGCATGAGTACGATCAGCAGAAAACTGGTGCCGCAGCGGGTGTGCCTGGTGCTGTATTCCTGCACCGTCTCTGGCGTGAGCTCGACTCCCGCCTCAAAGGCGTTGACCGTCTTGTGTTCCGCTCCGTGATAGGCGAACACGCGCCTGATGTCCGGCATCCGCCGGATGACGATGAGGTAACCCAGAAAGAAAGCCAGCCGCACCAGGCCCTCCGCCAGGTTGCTCAGCAGAGGTACGGTGATGTAGCGATCCACCAGGCCCACCAGCAGCATCGGCGCCAGGACAAACAGGCCGATGCCCAGCAGCACCGAAAAGGCCAGCGTGCCCCACATCATCGGCCCCTCGAACTTGACGTCCTCTTCCGTCAAGGCGGCATCGGCGGAGAACATCAACGCCCTGGTGCCGAGGACCAGCGTATCCCAGAGCATGGTCAGGCCGCGGACAAAGGGCAGCCGGCCAATCTTGCTGTCATAGATGCCTTTGGGCAGAGGCTCGCTGTGAATCTGAATATCGCCGGTGGGCTTGCGCACGGCAACGGCCATCGAGTGGGCACCGCGCATCATCACTCCCTCGATGACCGCCTGACCACCATAGTGTACCTCGCTCATGAGGCGGCCTGCCTCTTGCGCGGCACCTTGTGGCAGCTGCGGCAGCGCGCCTCGTAGACTTCTTCTGCGCCCACCAGGATCACTGGATCGTCATAGTTGGCCGGCTGGCCGTTGATGAGGCGCTGGCTGCGGCTGGCAGGAGCGCCGCACGCCTGACAGATGGCCTGCAGCTTGTCCACTTTCTCCGCCTGCGCCAGGAGCTGGGGCATCGGGCCAAAGGCCTCGCCGCGAAAGTCCATATCCAGACCGGCGATGATCACCCTCAGGCCGCGATCGGCCAGCTCGCCGGCCACCCGCACCAGGGCCTGGTCAAAGAACTGCGCCTCGTCGATGGCGACCACTTCTGTATCTGGCGCGATCTGCTCCAGGATGTCCGCGGCGCAGCTCACGGCAATGGCCTCGAACTGTGCACCGCTGTGGGAGGTGACCTTTTCGTGGAGGTAGCGCGTATCGACAGCCGGCTTGAAAACCTGCACCTTTTGCCTGGCGATGACCGCTCGTTTGACGCGGCGGATGACCTCTTCCGTCTTGCCCGAGAACATCGAGCCGCAGACGACCTCGATCCAGCCCCCGTCGTAGCGATGGTGAGACAAGGCGCGCTCCTTTCTGATCCCCTCAAGACAAAAGAGACAGAGTTTTTGGCTCTGCCTCTCTTGGGCTTGACTCGAAGCTACTCGGCAGCGGCTTCGGCCTTGGGCTTTTTCGGCCGGGGGGCCTTCTTGGGCTGGGCGTCGGCTGGTGACTCCTCAGCGGCTGGCTTGGCGGCGGCCCTGGCCTTCTTAGGCTTGGGCTCGACCGGAGCTGCCTCGGCGGCTGGCTTGGCGGCGGCCCTGGCCTTCTTGGGCTTGGGCTCGACCGGAGCTGCCTCGGCGGCTGGCTTGGCGGCGGCCCTGGCCTTCTTAGGCTTGGGCTCGACCGGAGCTGCCTCGGCGGCTGGCTCAGCGGCCTTTTTCGGCCTGGCGGCGCGCTTGGGCTTGGTTTCGACCGGCGCTGCCTCGGCGACAGGCGCCTGCTCCTCCACGGGAGCCGCTGCGCTGACCGCCGGGGTCGCTGCGCTGACCGCTGGGGTCGCTGCGCTGGCTACGGGAGCCGCCTGTTCAACGACTGGAGCCGGCTGCTCGGCAGCGGCAACTGGTTCTGGTGCGGCCTTGCTCTTGTCCTCGGGCACGAACTCAAAGACGGCCTGACCCTGCTTGCCTTTGCTCGCCTTGAGCCCCGCCCGCTGCGCGGCCAACTGATCGGCGCGCTCCTTGCGCTTCTGGAAGCGATCAACCTGACCAGCGGTGTCCACGATGCGCTGCTCACCAGTGAAAAACGGGTGGCAGAGGTAGCACATTTCGGTGCGGATGACTTCCTGGGTCGAACCGGTGGTCCAGGTGTTGCCGCACGCGCAGATGACCTTGGCCTGCTCAAAGTATTTGGGATGGATGTCCTTTTTCACCGTATTACTGCCT
Proteins encoded:
- the yhhQ gene encoding Inner membrane protein YhhQ encodes the protein MSAPMETSNPAAPAPSEPRGPRPPRAEGYHYLQYVMAVFVAVLIISNVASAKFVRLGPFSFDGGTILFPISYIFGDILTEVYGYARSRRVIWTGFACTALMAVTLAIVGALPPAERWQGQAAYMSILGQTPRIVLASLVAYFSGEFSNSYVLARMKVLTQGRWLWARTIFSTVVGEGADSLLFVLIAFYGAQPPDLLRAVIISNYVFKVSLEALATPITYALINRLKRIEREDYYDYDTNFSPFHAG
- a CDS encoding sulfur carrier protein ThiS; the protein is MKLIYRNQTWELKGNITIRDALKKVGLRPESVLATRDGKLLTEDVVVQADDVITLVAVVSGG
- the ttcA gene encoding tRNA 2-thiocytidine biosynthesis protein TtcA: MKCTKCGQPAVINMRQHRLGLCAEHFLEWVPQVVQRTIEKYDMFTPDDRVLVAVSGGKDSLSLWDILLRLGYQVEGIYINLGIPHDSYSDASQRKVEAFAAEHNAAYRVVNVKEQYGESIPEVAKRKRGRTACSTCGLVKRHVLNEVTLREGFGVLATGHNLDDEAAVLFQNTLRWATGYLARQAPVLPASHDGLARKVKPLIRLYEREMAAYALVRGIDYIYDECPYSQGATTLFYKQLLDQLEAESPGAKQSFYLEFLRARADGRLLPADAARPTLNQCQQCGQPTTAPGICSFCRLWSTQEEPLERTDGDE
- a CDS encoding NAD-dependent malic enzyme, whose translation is MVDPQELLARASRPAQDALRLHPFYRGKVATAAKCPVRSLDDLSIWYSPGVAAPCSAIQQQPELVWEHTNRANVIAVVSDCSRVLGLGDIGPAAGLPVMEGKALLFKYLGGVDAVPLVLDTKDADEIIRTVQLIQPGFGGINLEDIAQPRCFRVLDTLRADSTVQIPVWHDDQQGTATVLLAGLLSALKVVGKTMSNISLVMVGFGAANVATLRLLRASGLSIGQVIGVDSHGILHRDRHDVEQQQADYPQKWQLCTEGNVENRRGGIAEALRGADVCIALSRPGPGTIKPEWVRGMAKDAILFPCANPVPEIWPWEAKEAGARIVGTGRSDLPNQLNNSLGFPGIFRGTLDVRARTITDEMCLAAAAELARCAEDGGLSEERIIPKMDEWEVFPREAVAVAIKAQEQGVARREASREVLYAEATTRIREAREGVHLLMREGLIPPPPEN
- the rpmE gene encoding 50S ribosomal protein L31 translates to MQRGSNTVKKDIHPKYFEQAKVICACGNTWTTGSTQEVIRTEMCYLCHPFFTGEQRIVDTAGQVDRFQKRKERADQLAAQRAGLKASKGKQGQAVFEFVPEDKSKAAPEPVAAAEQPAPVVEQAAPVASAATPAVSAATPAVSAAAPVEEQAPVAEAAPVETKPKRAARPKKAAEPAAEAAPVEPKPKKARAAAKPAAEAAPVEPKPKKARAAAKPAAEAAPVEPKPKKARAAAKPAAEESPADAQPKKAPRPKKPKAEAAAE
- the tdk gene encoding Thymidine kinase is translated as MSHHRYDGGWIEVVCGSMFSGKTEEVIRRVKRAVIARQKVQVFKPAVDTRYLHEKVTSHSGAQFEAIAVSCAADILEQIAPDTEVVAIDEAQFFDQALVRVAGELADRGLRVIIAGLDMDFRGEAFGPMPQLLAQAEKVDKLQAICQACGAPASRSQRLINGQPANYDDPVILVGAEEVYEARCRSCHKVPRKRQAAS